One genomic segment of Flavobacteriaceae bacterium includes these proteins:
- a CDS encoding OmpA family protein, with translation MRKVLLLVVIIIITASCVSKKEYANLEAKHKKAKDELVAVKNSLTKCLIEKEKCQNQIANLDNTIAELKKDKEKTLEYVDNLTVLTKGANDNIKETLAQLSKKDKYINRIRAAASKKDSLNLVVAFHLKKELKEGIDDEDIEINVEKTVVFISISDKLLFKSGSYNVTDKAYSVLEKVATVVNDQPEMDVMIEGHTDSTPIKNDIIEDNWDLSTKRATAITRILQYKYGVEPNRLIAAGRSSYIPLAPNDTPSNKSKNRRTKIIILPKIGQFFDLLEQKAE, from the coding sequence ATGAGAAAGGTATTACTTCTGGTTGTAATAATTATAATTACAGCTTCATGTGTTTCAAAAAAAGAATATGCTAATTTAGAAGCAAAACACAAAAAAGCAAAAGATGAGTTAGTGGCTGTAAAAAATAGCTTAACAAAATGTTTAATTGAAAAAGAAAAATGCCAAAATCAAATAGCTAACCTTGATAATACGATTGCAGAACTCAAAAAGGATAAAGAAAAAACATTAGAATATGTAGATAATTTAACGGTTTTAACTAAGGGAGCTAACGATAATATTAAAGAAACCTTAGCACAGTTAAGTAAAAAAGACAAATATATCAATAGGATCAGAGCTGCAGCCTCCAAAAAAGATTCTTTAAATTTAGTGGTTGCATTTCATCTAAAGAAAGAGTTAAAAGAGGGTATTGATGATGAAGACATAGAAATCAATGTAGAAAAAACAGTGGTCTTTATTTCTATTTCTGACAAATTATTATTCAAAAGCGGAAGCTACAATGTAACAGACAAGGCATATTCCGTGTTAGAGAAAGTTGCTACTGTAGTCAACGATCAACCGGAAATGGATGTAATGATTGAGGGGCATACGGATTCTACACCCATTAAGAATGATATTATTGAAGATAACTGGGATTTATCGACTAAAAGAGCTACTGCCATTACCAGGATTTTACAATATAAATACGGTGTGGAGCCCAATCGGTTGATTGCTGCGGGCAGAAGTAGCTATATTCCTTTGGCTCCTAATGATACTCCTTCCAATAAATCTAAAAACAGAAGAACAAAAATTATCATTTTACCTAAAATTGGCCAGTTTTTTGACCTGCTAGAACAGAAAGCCGAATAA
- a CDS encoding acetyl-CoA carboxylase carboxyltransferase subunit alpha, protein MNYLDFELPVKELEDQLKKCYDIGKDSDVDVTTACKKIEKKLEKVKKDIHKNLTPWQRVQLSRHPNRPYTLDYIHAICGDTFMELHGDRNVRDDKAMIGGLGKIGDQSYMFIGQQKGYNTKTRQYRNFGMANPEGYRKALRLMKMAEKFSIPIVTLLDTPGAYPGLEAEERGQGEAIARNIFEMTRLKTPIITIVIGEGASGGALGIGVGDKVFMMENTWYTVISPESCSSILWRSWEYKEQAAAALKLTGDDMKKLKLIDEMIKEPLGGAHSNREGAFRIVQETIVVAYNELKELPVVDLVNKRMEKYAEMGIYKG, encoded by the coding sequence ATGAATTATTTAGACTTTGAATTACCGGTTAAAGAGTTGGAAGATCAATTAAAAAAATGCTATGATATTGGTAAAGACAGTGATGTTGATGTTACTACAGCATGTAAGAAAATTGAGAAGAAATTAGAAAAAGTAAAAAAAGATATTCATAAAAATTTAACGCCTTGGCAGAGAGTTCAGCTTTCCCGGCATCCAAACAGACCTTATACTTTGGACTATATACATGCTATTTGCGGAGATACTTTTATGGAACTGCATGGAGACAGGAATGTAAGAGATGATAAAGCGATGATTGGAGGATTGGGCAAGATCGGAGATCAATCCTATATGTTTATTGGTCAACAAAAAGGGTATAACACAAAGACACGCCAGTATAGAAATTTTGGAATGGCCAATCCTGAAGGATATCGCAAAGCATTGCGTCTGATGAAAATGGCCGAAAAGTTTAGTATACCGATAGTTACTTTATTAGATACACCCGGAGCATATCCGGGCTTAGAGGCAGAAGAAAGAGGCCAGGGAGAAGCTATTGCAAGAAATATTTTTGAAATGACCAGGTTAAAAACTCCAATTATTACCATTGTTATTGGAGAAGGAGCCTCAGGCGGAGCTTTAGGTATAGGAGTCGGAGATAAGGTATTTATGATGGAAAATACCTGGTATACTGTCATTTCTCCGGAATCGTGTTCTTCTATTTTGTGGCGTAGTTGGGAATATAAAGAACAAGCGGCAGCAGCACTCAAACTTACCGGTGATGACATGAAAAAGCTAAAATTAATTGATGAAATGATAAAAGAACCTTTGGGAGGGGCACACTCTAATAGAGAAGGAGCTTTTAGAATAGTACAAGAAACTATAGTAGTAGCTTATAACGAATTAAAAGAACTTCCCGTAGTAGATTTGGTTAATAAGCGTATGGAGAAATATGCGGAAATGGGCATTTATAAAGGTTGA
- a CDS encoding EamA family transporter translates to MQGSKAKHFLLLHFIVFIWGFTAILGALISIDAVPLVWYRMLLAVIFIAVYLCVKKKTLFIDKQSALKYVFTGIIIALHWITFFKAIKVSTISVALVTMSTGAFFTSFIEPFFFKRRIKPLEIIMGCGAIIGLYIIFNFESQYIWGIIYALISSFLSALFSVLNGLFVIKKGPHIISFYQLLFGMLFITVFLLLQEGFTPGFFQLSVKDWLWLLLLSSICTAYAFITSIKIMKYLTPYTVMLTINLEPVYAIVLALLIFGEKEKMNAEFYIGALVVLGVVFLNGMIQNPRKIKSKITTRNFKNKNL, encoded by the coding sequence ATGCAAGGAAGTAAAGCAAAACATTTTTTACTATTACATTTTATTGTTTTTATCTGGGGATTTACAGCTATCTTGGGAGCATTGATTTCCATAGACGCTGTTCCGTTGGTTTGGTACAGAATGTTATTAGCAGTTATTTTTATAGCTGTTTACCTTTGTGTTAAAAAGAAAACGCTCTTCATAGATAAACAATCAGCTTTAAAGTATGTTTTTACAGGAATCATCATAGCTTTACATTGGATTACTTTTTTTAAAGCAATTAAAGTTTCTACAATCTCCGTAGCTCTAGTTACCATGAGTACGGGTGCATTTTTTACTTCTTTTATAGAACCGTTCTTTTTTAAAAGGAGAATAAAACCATTAGAGATTATAATGGGTTGTGGAGCGATAATAGGATTATATATTATCTTCAATTTTGAATCGCAATACATATGGGGGATCATTTATGCGCTGATTTCCTCGTTCTTGTCAGCGCTCTTTTCTGTATTAAACGGATTATTTGTGATAAAAAAAGGCCCCCATATCATTTCCTTTTATCAATTGTTATTCGGTATGTTATTTATTACCGTTTTCCTTCTTCTGCAAGAGGGTTTTACTCCGGGGTTTTTTCAACTCTCTGTAAAGGATTGGCTTTGGTTACTTCTATTAAGCAGTATATGTACTGCATATGCATTTATAACTTCTATAAAAATAATGAAATACTTAACTCCTTATACGGTAATGCTCACGATTAATTTGGAACCTGTATATGCAATTGTTTTAGCATTACTGATCTTTGGAGAAAAAGAAAAGATGAATGCGGAATTTTATATAGGAGCATTGGTTGTTTTAGGTGTTGTATTTCTAAATGGAATGATTCAAAACCCGAGAAAAATCAAAAGTAAAATAACCACACGTAATTTTAAAAACAAAAATTTGTAA